Proteins encoded by one window of Enterococcus faecalis:
- a CDS encoding HAD family hydrolase, which translates to MMKKFDGVIFDMDGLLFDTELIYYTSTQKVADAMGLPYSKEVYLDYVGISDEEVQENYRRIYASYGHDTVEEFIRRSYDDTLQEFQSGNVPLKPGVVEFLDFLDDQKIPRLVASSNVRPAIEMLLSHAGIQDRFVGIVSAEDVKRAKPDPEIFQKARQLLGTEAPKTLIFEDSFHGVSAAHSAGIPVIMVPDLLQPTEVIQEKTLHVLESLHQAPHYLK; encoded by the coding sequence ATGATGAAGAAATTTGATGGCGTAATTTTTGATATGGATGGGTTGCTTTTTGATACGGAGTTGATTTACTATACATCTACTCAAAAAGTAGCAGATGCAATGGGGTTACCATATAGTAAAGAAGTCTATTTAGACTATGTTGGGATTTCCGATGAAGAAGTACAAGAGAATTACCGACGTATTTATGCATCCTATGGTCACGACACAGTGGAAGAATTTATCCGCCGTTCTTATGATGATACCCTGCAAGAGTTTCAATCTGGTAATGTACCTTTAAAACCAGGGGTGGTGGAATTTCTCGACTTTTTAGATGATCAAAAAATTCCTCGATTAGTTGCTTCAAGTAACGTCCGTCCAGCAATTGAAATGTTATTAAGCCATGCTGGGATTCAGGATCGTTTTGTAGGGATCGTTTCAGCAGAGGATGTTAAACGAGCAAAACCAGACCCAGAAATTTTTCAAAAAGCTCGTCAACTTTTAGGAACAGAAGCCCCGAAAACCTTGATTTTCGAAGACTCATTTCATGGGGTAAGTGCGGCTCATAGTGCGGGCATTCCAGTGATCATGGTACCTGATTTATTGCAACCAACTGAAGTTATCCAAGAGAAAACATTACATGTCTTGGAGAGTTTACATCAAGCGCCACATTATTTAAAATAA
- a CDS encoding helix-turn-helix domain-containing protein, with the protein MSQDLAIDVRAALIRAGKNQSWLAKQLGISSPYLSDILHGRRRSEEQVQKIKKILNIK; encoded by the coding sequence ATGTCACAAGACTTAGCGATTGATGTTAGAGCAGCTCTAATTCGTGCAGGCAAAAACCAATCTTGGTTAGCAAAACAACTGGGGATTTCAAGCCCTTACTTGTCAGATATTCTTCATGGTCGTAGACGTTCAGAAGAGCAAGTTCAGAAAATCAAAAAAATCTTAAATATCAAGTGA
- a CDS encoding helix-turn-helix domain-containing protein, producing MTAFDRIKKITDRRGISINELENRVGISQNVLYGWKKKTPGGENLTKVAKYLNISTDYILGIVDNPEPFVEKKTDDLDDVLDNVMSFDGEPLDDHDREVIRAYLKGRFGK from the coding sequence ATGACAGCATTTGATAGAATAAAAAAAATTACAGACCGTAGAGGTATTTCCATTAATGAGTTAGAAAATCGAGTTGGAATTAGTCAAAATGTATTATATGGATGGAAGAAAAAAACTCCTGGCGGTGAAAATTTGACTAAAGTTGCTAAATATTTAAATATTTCCACTGATTATATTTTAGGAATAGTTGATAATCCAGAACCTTTTGTCGAAAAAAAAACTGATGATTTAGACGATGTACTAGATAACGTCATGAGCTTTGATGGTGAACCACTTGATGATCATGACAGAGAAGTTATTCGTGCTTACTTGAAAGGAAGATTCGGAAAATAA
- a CDS encoding ImmA/IrrE family metallo-endopeptidase — translation MKSIKELVEEYNVELVFTTLHKKACFESEHGVIFVNQNLSTEEQEEAIYHEFKHVKDHADLMALYNIPIFRSKMEAEAEHYMFECLIEKNDGQFNYSNVITHYNLKMGQETYLK, via the coding sequence ATGAAAAGTATCAAAGAGTTGGTTGAAGAATATAATGTGGAGTTGGTCTTTACTACATTACACAAAAAAGCTTGCTTCGAATCAGAACATGGTGTGATTTTTGTTAATCAAAATTTATCTACTGAAGAACAAGAAGAAGCAATTTATCATGAATTTAAGCACGTGAAAGATCATGCTGATTTGATGGCACTATACAACATCCCTATTTTTAGATCAAAAATGGAAGCAGAAGCTGAACATTATATGTTCGAATGTTTGATTGAAAAAAACGATGGTCAGTTTAATTATTCTAACGTAATTACACATTATAATTTAAAAATGGGGCAAGAAACTTATCTAAAATAA
- a CDS encoding PD-(D/E)XK nuclease-like domain-containing protein, with the protein MSQRLKKTIILSDENYYSQEADLAYMSVSQYKKFLECEAAALAKLKGEWTPENDPKALLVGNYVHSYFESPEIHEAFKEENKSKMFSSRKPFGLLKDFQIAEQMIERLKQEEAFLNIYQGEKEVIVTGEIGGAMWKGKIDCLNLEEKYFVDIKTTKDMHEKKWDERLNRKANFIERFGYVLQMAVYCELLRQQYDKNFLPLIAAVSKQTPSEAKLITISEEKMIYELEELKENIEHVVRVKKGEEEPISCGTCEYCRGHNKITNFTSMDDL; encoded by the coding sequence ATGTCTCAACGATTGAAGAAGACGATTATCCTTTCTGATGAAAATTATTATTCACAAGAAGCGGACCTAGCTTATATGTCTGTCTCTCAATATAAAAAATTTCTTGAATGTGAAGCTGCAGCTCTTGCCAAGTTAAAAGGCGAATGGACACCAGAAAACGATCCAAAAGCATTGCTTGTTGGTAATTATGTTCATTCTTACTTTGAATCACCAGAAATTCATGAAGCATTTAAAGAAGAAAACAAAAGCAAGATGTTTTCTTCAAGAAAACCGTTTGGTCTACTGAAAGATTTCCAAATTGCGGAGCAGATGATTGAAAGATTAAAACAAGAAGAAGCCTTTTTAAATATTTATCAAGGCGAAAAAGAAGTGATCGTCACAGGTGAAATTGGCGGTGCAATGTGGAAAGGGAAAATCGATTGTTTAAATTTAGAAGAAAAGTATTTTGTAGACATCAAAACAACCAAAGATATGCATGAGAAGAAATGGGATGAACGTTTAAACAGAAAAGCAAACTTCATTGAACGCTTCGGTTACGTGTTACAAATGGCAGTTTATTGTGAACTGCTTCGCCAACAATATGACAAAAATTTTCTTCCTCTCATTGCAGCCGTTTCGAAACAAACACCTAGTGAAGCAAAACTAATCACTATTAGCGAAGAAAAAATGATTTACGAATTAGAAGAATTAAAAGAAAACATCGAGCATGTTGTGCGAGTGAAAAAAGGCGAAGAAGAACCAATCAGTTGTGGAACTTGTGAATATTGTAGAGGACACAACAAAATTACAAATTTTACCAGTATGGACGATTTATAA
- a CDS encoding recombinase RecT: MMGEIILQKDVTDAVSNRIKGLEQDGLQLPANYNASNALKSAWFAIQKVQDRNKRPALEVVTKESVANTLLDMVVQGLSPAKTQCYFVVYGKELQMQRSYFGTQAVLKRLSNVKDIWAEVVHKGDVFRIGSEKGRTVVKEFEPDFANQDNEIIGAFAVIEKNDGERVYTVMTKKEIDKSWSKAKTKNVQNDFPGEMAKRTVINRAAKTFINTSDDSDLLTDAINRTTEYEYDENRRKEAEPVADTAIALEEKLFANNKKVIEQENDIEQANPIEKEDLTKTAEQILEEPVQETLDVMAGYETNQKESEADVSTIEEDDYPF; encoded by the coding sequence ATGATGGGGGAAATTATTTTACAAAAAGACGTTACTGATGCAGTTTCTAACAGAATTAAAGGTTTAGAGCAGGATGGGTTACAATTGCCAGCTAATTACAATGCATCGAATGCTCTAAAATCAGCATGGTTTGCAATTCAAAAAGTACAAGATCGAAATAAAAGACCTGCTTTAGAAGTTGTTACAAAAGAATCTGTTGCTAACACTTTATTAGATATGGTTGTTCAAGGCCTAAGTCCAGCAAAAACCCAATGTTATTTTGTTGTTTATGGAAAAGAGTTACAAATGCAACGATCATATTTTGGAACACAAGCCGTTTTGAAACGTTTATCAAATGTTAAAGATATTTGGGCGGAAGTTGTTCACAAAGGTGATGTGTTTAGGATTGGCAGTGAAAAAGGCAGAACAGTCGTTAAAGAATTTGAGCCAGACTTCGCAAATCAAGACAATGAAATTATTGGTGCTTTTGCAGTAATTGAAAAAAACGATGGTGAACGTGTTTATACCGTTATGACAAAAAAAGAAATTGACAAATCTTGGAGCAAAGCGAAAACAAAAAATGTTCAAAATGATTTTCCAGGAGAAATGGCTAAACGTACAGTAATCAATCGAGCCGCTAAAACATTTATCAATACAAGCGATGATAGTGATTTACTGACAGATGCGATTAATAGAACAACAGAATACGAATATGATGAAAACAGACGTAAGGAAGCAGAACCAGTTGCAGATACAGCAATAGCACTTGAAGAAAAATTATTTGCCAACAATAAAAAAGTTATTGAGCAAGAAAACGATATTGAACAAGCAAACCCAATTGAAAAAGAAGATTTAACGAAAACGGCTGAACAAATTTTAGAAGAACCAGTTCAGGAAACTTTAGATGTGATGGCTGGTTATGAAACCAATCAGAAAGAGAGTGAAGCTGATGTCTCAACGATTGAAGAAGACGATTATCCTTTCTGA
- a CDS encoding DnaD domain protein, translating into MAIGGWIKLYRTIQDHWIWENPQYLKWWLDLIFMANHQDRKILFDGELKTVKVGERITSEKKLSERWEVSRNTVRKFLDLLVKDDMIELSRSRQNGTWYKVSNYAEYQSFSEMKKQRSEQQAAHQTEQRTEHKQEPKEPKNLRSNNNNNKGSSIRSIWENNGFGLMSSKTMTDFDYWISDFEKIGASQKDAEQLIVKAIEIAIDANARNYNYINAILKDWEQRGFKSVDDREAARKQKKTIKQQKSNTGHSDYDDLGF; encoded by the coding sequence TTGGCCATTGGAGGTTGGATAAAACTTTATAGGACCATTCAAGATCACTGGATTTGGGAAAATCCTCAATACCTTAAATGGTGGCTTGATTTAATATTCATGGCCAATCACCAAGACAGAAAGATTCTTTTTGATGGAGAGTTAAAAACGGTGAAAGTCGGAGAAAGAATTACATCCGAAAAAAAACTTTCTGAAAGGTGGGAAGTAAGCCGAAACACCGTCAGAAAATTTTTAGATTTGCTTGTTAAAGATGACATGATTGAATTAAGCAGAAGTAGACAAAACGGGACATGGTACAAAGTCAGTAACTACGCAGAATATCAAAGCTTTTCTGAAATGAAAAAACAACGAAGTGAACAACAAGCTGCACATCAAACTGAACAACGAACTGAACATAAACAAGAACCTAAAGAACCTAAGAACCTAAGAAGTAATAATAATAACAATAAAGGGTCGTCCATTCGTTCAATTTGGGAAAATAACGGATTTGGATTGATGTCGTCTAAAACTATGACCGATTTTGATTATTGGATTTCTGATTTTGAAAAAATCGGAGCTAGTCAAAAAGATGCTGAACAATTAATTGTTAAAGCTATTGAAATTGCTATTGATGCAAACGCAAGAAACTATAACTATATCAATGCCATATTGAAAGATTGGGAACAAAGAGGGTTCAAATCTGTTGATGATCGAGAAGCGGCAAGGAAGCAAAAGAAAACGATCAAGCAACAGAAATCAAATACAGGTCATTCGGATTACGATGATCTTGGATTTTAG
- a CDS encoding recombinase family protein, which produces MANEIKQVALYIRVSTDQQAKHGDSLDEQQHTLNEYVRQQGNMRVFKTYIDDGISGQKLYRDEFQKLLDDVKKGRIDTILFTKLDRWFRNLRHYLNIQEILDKNNVTWLAVTQPFFNTETAMGRSFVNQSMGFAELEAQMTSERIRAVFDNKIRKGEVVSGKVPLGYEIKDKHLVPNEKAEIVKEIFQYYLETGSMRATVRHLENHFSMTRDYQSVRQMLTNRKYIGELRDNKNFCEPIIDRDVFERVQLQLSKNIRMNKKRDYMFTGLLVCSECGCNYSATAVISRYVRKDGTTNPNERHLYRCTKNRNNVKKCSNKKGIYETTLENFLLENIEKQAEELSVKMQQEPEVKKTKNTNDKIKKKIDRLKKAYLNEVITLEEYKKDREELEALLIPERDNKIAKIDLNSLHNYSTAEFRDGYKQLTISEKSSLWRQVIKNIVVYPDGNLKINFLGY; this is translated from the coding sequence ATGGCAAATGAAATAAAACAAGTAGCGTTATACATACGTGTGTCTACAGATCAACAAGCTAAACATGGTGATAGTTTGGATGAACAACAACACACTTTAAATGAATACGTAAGACAACAAGGAAATATGAGAGTATTCAAAACTTATATAGATGATGGCATTTCAGGTCAGAAACTATATCGTGATGAATTTCAAAAATTATTGGATGATGTTAAAAAAGGAAGAATCGATACGATCTTATTTACAAAATTAGATAGATGGTTTAGAAATTTACGTCATTATTTAAATATTCAAGAAATACTAGACAAAAACAATGTTACTTGGTTAGCCGTTACACAACCTTTCTTTAACACAGAAACAGCAATGGGCCGTTCATTTGTAAATCAATCAATGGGTTTTGCTGAGCTTGAAGCACAGATGACTTCTGAAAGAATACGTGCTGTTTTTGATAACAAAATACGAAAAGGTGAAGTCGTTAGTGGAAAAGTTCCCCTTGGCTACGAAATCAAAGACAAACATCTTGTTCCAAATGAAAAAGCTGAAATAGTAAAAGAAATTTTCCAGTACTATTTAGAAACTGGTAGCATGCGTGCCACCGTTAGACATTTAGAAAATCATTTCAGCATGACAAGAGATTATCAAAGCGTTCGGCAAATGCTTACTAATAGAAAATACATTGGTGAATTACGAGATAATAAAAATTTTTGTGAACCTATTATTGATCGTGACGTATTCGAAAGGGTACAATTACAACTTTCAAAAAATATTCGTATGAATAAAAAACGCGACTATATGTTTACTGGATTGTTAGTTTGTAGTGAATGTGGTTGTAATTATTCCGCCACGGCGGTTATTAGCCGATATGTACGCAAAGACGGTACGACAAACCCGAATGAAAGACATTTATATAGATGCACCAAAAACCGTAATAACGTAAAAAAATGTAGTAATAAAAAAGGTATATATGAAACTACACTAGAAAATTTCCTTCTGGAAAATATTGAAAAACAAGCAGAAGAGCTGTCTGTAAAAATGCAACAAGAACCCGAAGTAAAAAAAACTAAGAATACTAACGATAAAATAAAAAAGAAAATAGATAGACTAAAAAAAGCTTATCTAAATGAGGTTATAACATTAGAGGAATATAAAAAAGACAGAGAAGAATTAGAAGCACTTTTAATACCTGAAAGAGATAATAAAATTGCTAAAATTGATTTGAACTCACTGCATAACTACTCTACTGCTGAATTTAGAGATGGATATAAACAGCTAACTATTTCGGAAAAAAGTTCTTTATGGCGGCAAGTGATTAAAAATATTGTGGTTTATCCAGATGGAAATTTGAAAATAAATTTTTTAGGATATTGA